Proteins encoded by one window of Chryseobacterium aquaeductus:
- a CDS encoding lipocalin family protein, whose amino-acid sequence MKTFQKITIPVSLGIIGLLLFNSCSVGIPKGATAVKNFNSEKYLGKWYEIARFDYKFEKNLDNVTANYSLNSDGTIKVKNGGYNYVKKEWKESVGEARFVNDKSEARLKVSFFKPIWAGYNVIDIDDDYQNALVVGNSTKYIWILSRNKEIPNSIRERFLAKAQKLGYKTDDLIWVKHN is encoded by the coding sequence ATGAAAACGTTTCAAAAAATTACTATTCCCGTTTCTTTAGGTATTATCGGATTATTACTATTCAATTCCTGTTCGGTCGGTATTCCGAAAGGTGCAACTGCTGTTAAAAATTTTAATTCAGAAAAATATCTCGGAAAATGGTACGAAATCGCACGTTTCGATTATAAATTTGAAAAAAATCTGGATAATGTAACCGCAAATTATTCTCTCAATTCAGACGGAACAATAAAAGTGAAAAATGGAGGTTATAATTATGTGAAAAAAGAATGGAAAGAATCTGTCGGTGAAGCAAGATTTGTAAATGATAAATCTGAAGCAAGGCTGAAAGTTTCTTTTTTCAAACCAATCTGGGCTGGTTATAATGTGATCGATATTGACGACGATTATCAAAACGCTTTGGTTGTCGGAAACAGCACAAAGTACATCTGGATTTTATCAAGAAATAAAGAAATTCCAAACAGCATCAGAGAACGATTTTTAGCAAAAGCACAAAAGCTTGGATATAAAACGGATGATTTAATATGGGTAAAACATAACTAA
- a CDS encoding LytR/AlgR family response regulator transcription factor, with translation MKIKSVIVDDEKIARDVLRNYLTKYCPQIEILGEAENIKDGVPLIAEMRPQLVFLDVEMPFGNAFDVLEATKEFSYETIFITAFSQYSLQALNKSASYYILKPIDIQELILAVNKVAESIQNKEELNRNKILLENLKLKPEKQQLILPTLQGFDVVKTEDIVRLQADGNFTQVYLTDHSKKMVCRFLKHFDDLLESPFVRVHRSHIINTNFVKSYHKSGTATLSDNTEIEVSSSFKDQFLKVFS, from the coding sequence ATGAAAATAAAATCTGTAATCGTAGACGACGAAAAAATCGCAAGAGATGTTTTGAGAAATTATCTCACAAAATACTGTCCGCAAATCGAGATTTTAGGCGAGGCTGAAAATATAAAAGATGGCGTTCCGTTGATTGCAGAAATGCGACCACAATTGGTTTTTCTGGATGTCGAAATGCCTTTCGGAAATGCTTTTGATGTATTGGAAGCAACCAAAGAATTTTCTTACGAAACGATTTTTATCACCGCATTTTCACAATATTCTTTACAGGCTTTAAATAAATCTGCGAGTTATTATATTTTAAAACCGATTGATATTCAGGAGTTGATTTTGGCAGTGAATAAGGTTGCAGAAAGCATTCAGAATAAAGAAGAACTCAACCGGAACAAAATTCTATTGGAAAACTTAAAATTAAAACCTGAAAAACAACAGTTGATTCTCCCGACTTTACAGGGTTTTGATGTGGTAAAAACAGAAGATATTGTAAGACTTCAGGCAGATGGAAATTTCACACAGGTTTATCTCACCGACCATTCAAAAAAGATGGTTTGCAGATTCTTAAAGCATTTTGATGACTTACTTGAAAGTCCTTTTGTGAGAGTTCATCGTTCACACATCATCAATACCAATTTTGTAAAATCTTATCATAAAAGCGGAACTGCAACTTTGTCTGACAATACTGAAATTGAAGTTTCGTCAAGTTTCAAAGATCAGTTTCTGAAAGTTTTTTCTTGA
- a CDS encoding tetratricopeptide repeat-containing sensor histidine kinase codes for MNLIRFFVIVLMFFAGNLYSQNKAAQEVVAETSKLRKAVDTKNEAAEAESYYNIGETFYNNGNFSKSEEYLIKSKNIYEKLNDKQNLEKVTRKLAQSQENQNKLKDAVSNYEMASNFNYSKKSRALNSNDASRLSSPSVAQKAEAIQSNIQISEKENNKEDLAAGYSQMADVNIENKNIPKAEENLNNAYKISKETAPQQALAINQKLTDLYVENKNFDKAIEAKKKVLKEDFVEDNSQKKVEQIQELAEIYIKKNDPQEAIVLLKNAYDIALNKGHTLEAQKSVKKLDSLYAISKNTDASVQLYRDFLARLPDLVSKDRSLVDNKILEDTEQRISQLEQEKQLKDELIRKKNIFNYSLIAALVVLSALVFFIFRTLKKVQIKNKKIALQSLRREMNPHFIFNSLNSVNQFIATNNELEANQYLTKFSKLMRGVMENSAEDFIPFQQELDLLQNYLALEKTRFADKFDYEILVDEDLNQQNLQIPGMMVQPFLENAIWHGLRYRIEKGFLKLNFRKENHHLKITIQDNGIGIEESKKQKTIHQKNREGRGMKNTLERIRLLNDLYKKEIICSIKDSENGVLVEITMNL; via the coding sequence CGAAACGTCTAAACTAAGGAAGGCAGTAGATACCAAAAATGAAGCTGCCGAAGCTGAATCTTACTACAACATCGGTGAAACATTTTACAACAACGGAAATTTTTCGAAGAGTGAAGAATATTTAATCAAATCTAAAAACATCTACGAAAAGCTCAACGATAAACAAAATCTCGAAAAGGTCACCAGAAAACTGGCGCAATCTCAGGAAAACCAAAACAAACTGAAAGATGCGGTAAGCAATTATGAGATGGCATCCAATTTTAATTATTCGAAGAAAAGCAGAGCGTTAAATTCCAACGATGCTTCCAGACTTTCGTCACCGTCTGTAGCTCAAAAAGCAGAAGCTATTCAGAGTAACATTCAGATCAGCGAAAAGGAAAATAATAAGGAAGATCTTGCCGCAGGGTACAGCCAAATGGCAGATGTAAATATTGAGAATAAAAACATCCCCAAAGCTGAGGAAAATCTGAATAACGCCTATAAAATTTCTAAAGAAACTGCTCCACAACAAGCGTTGGCAATCAACCAAAAACTGACGGATCTGTATGTTGAAAATAAGAACTTCGACAAAGCGATTGAAGCCAAAAAGAAGGTTTTAAAGGAAGATTTCGTAGAAGATAATTCTCAGAAAAAAGTAGAACAGATTCAGGAACTTGCGGAGATTTATATTAAAAAGAACGATCCGCAAGAAGCGATTGTTTTATTGAAAAATGCTTATGATATTGCTCTGAATAAAGGTCATACTTTGGAAGCTCAGAAAAGTGTAAAAAAACTCGACAGTTTGTATGCGATTTCAAAAAACACAGATGCTTCCGTACAATTGTATCGGGATTTTCTAGCAAGATTACCAGATTTGGTTTCTAAAGACCGCAGTTTAGTCGATAATAAAATATTGGAAGATACCGAACAGAGAATTTCGCAATTGGAGCAGGAAAAGCAACTGAAAGATGAGTTGATTCGCAAGAAAAATATTTTCAATTATAGTCTCATTGCGGCTTTGGTGGTTTTGTCGGCTTTGGTTTTCTTTATTTTCCGAACATTAAAGAAGGTTCAGATTAAAAACAAAAAAATTGCGTTGCAGTCATTGAGGCGTGAGATGAATCCGCATTTTATTTTCAATAGTTTAAACTCAGTCAATCAATTTATTGCCACAAATAATGAGTTGGAAGCCAATCAATATCTTACAAAATTCTCGAAACTGATGCGTGGCGTGATGGAAAATTCTGCCGAAGATTTCATTCCGTTTCAGCAGGAACTCGATTTATTACAGAATTATCTAGCTTTGGAAAAAACCCGTTTCGCCGATAAATTTGATTATGAAATTTTGGTGGATGAAGATTTAAACCAACAAAATCTTCAGATTCCGGGAATGATGGTGCAACCGTTTTTGGAGAATGCGATTTGGCACGGATTGCGTTACAGAATAGAAAAGGGCTTTCTGAAACTTAATTTTAGAAAGGAAAATCACCATTTAAAAATCACCATTCAAGACAATGGAATCGGCATCGAAGAAAGCAAAAAACAAAAAACCATTCACCAAAAAAACCGTGAAGGCAGAGGAATGAAAAATACTTTGGAAAGAATAAGATTGCTGAATGATTTGTACAAAAAAGAGATTATCTGCTCGATAAAAGATTCTGAAAATGGTGTATTGGTAGAAATTACCATGAACTTATAA